The DNA window atgtaattccatagaacagtttcctgtagggaatggcagcgatttcattcaaactcaaagacagagatgttgctaaccaacgtgaacagccataaaaaattgtatgtgaatgagtatgactctgagatcccgctaacggtttcattgttgtcggtctaaccagagacactggagaacttcactgtctatgatctaatcgtattgctcagtgtgaaaaccgtgcaaagcgttactattttggcgttgtattttcgcacatttttggttcacaagggtccaataatttaagcttgagttaggaaataggcctattaaaaaaattgtgttgttccgattaggcaaaataaataaataggtggggtaggtagatttatttttattcatgtgcgagtgtctaattctggttttccattttttccaaatgatctctgtgttattggcttctttccattagatgtacaaccattacagattggaggaacagttttatattgtctttttaagttgatgtcagtttctgcatccactatgtctcgtgagacttcacaattgttgcgattttgttagtttttcaagaacacgtaaaaaaaaagttaagggtcggcagtgaaaaactaggtgggtcgggtaacagaaaccaaacagttattttttaggcctaaggcataacgtagcatataaatctacccaacctgcgcgagcaagatctgcatcggtcaatgtaatatttacatggtctattacaatttggtaaagtgtaccattgtatatgcttgtgcgagacgtaaaaaacatcatgccgtctaattgtacgaaacgatttagtcactatggttttgaagtcagtgagataatgtttgtgaagtacccggtatcgtgatgttatcgcttgtatagaaaaaccatcactgaggcaaaatctcacttttatcatcattcattttttaaagtcttcaatcatgccaattaaaaatatggatactgcagtcatttatgtgactttttttccaaaaatgtttatcgtgcatctcgattatattttttttcgtcttcgtaacatctttttttttattgtgccaaaagtagtagctaccacatatagaacagtggaaaaataccgaatgagactcagaaatgtaaaatcatttacttcaatgtccaaatcaaatgcggacatcagaaaatgatgcatgcacgttgtgatggactcgtgattagctctagtccagatgccaattggtatctaactaaaccatagacaatagagagggtcctctctattttctatgactaaaccaagtttagtgagtggaggtgtaaatggtaacgatactgtttaggaacacggtgataggaactagacgagattagcactgacaacacacgctccgcgaactccagcaaagaggcctggtggggtatatagagacttgtcagagttgtcggagctactgttcatgtacatataagttccacgtattctcaatttatttcgtgctggatagaaaacagtcagtatagtccttgtgttctccagtgtatagccgatggattggatagtgagagtcatgatatgtgtgatacattgtagtttatacaccagaactgaattttagactgatcccgtcggcatcttcagagaaagcatcaagcgggtaccacaataaactgaaaacgtaacgactataagcataactataagttttaatttacatggaactacggtcatatttgataagcttatcccccacttccacatatggtctcataccccttggtcagcgaaaagccaatcatgttcatgtccggacatacgagttataaatggggcggtcatatgggttaagttagggtggaatataatatatggaaaaagtctgattgatactggctgtgatgggtagtagagcattttttaattgtcaaaaacagggttgggggccgaatgatatgattcaaaacgtcatgactttctggtatatctttgttgtcatggtgtgtttccagttgaggatggctgtctttgactggctacaacagtaagtgactgattttgaaagcaaagaaagtggaagaacattggtgttagttaaaaaactattgttattaaagataaacaagtaaacacagcaaaacaattgagagtcggtacggaaaggaacagatgaccacaggaaggtgttcagctgttcttcattgttctttgcaatttgacgaccgggcgatcacatactagtagttgtcagtgttttcgctaaagcaaaatacacggagatggttcaaaatcacttgactatcatttcactcttatttaaatctacaaatatctcattaatattttctcccagcttacttcaaactatatgacattttccatgaaaaaaaggtgcgtatctggagcaaagaagtgtttcagatatcagagtgttcacgtttgcgtgaccaagacatagacatagactggcaagcgacgccatgaattgtgatcgaatcccagggtcggatcggttgtagatcagtgtgcatgataattcatttgcgtgttcaattactaagtcatcgatgtagggttataaattcagtgactacaccatcaacaaagttacttcttactataaatcatgttgaaaaagaccctaggaaaatgtctaagcaacaatgacgggtgttacttttttgcagtgtttatccaaatagtaatcgtcgaataacgtgaccctggctgaaaactgcgacagtgagtgtaccataaattcccaaaacagactgaccagaacagacatattgacacacaaaaagtgtgcaagtttacatcttgtgacaggtttggttggggtcacctccatcggctaatggtcgaaatcgtcattgtaaaatatttttaattaccctcaactacaaatcagcgtatcgttgacgatcatttcaatcgtaagtgtttagaactgattcagaagtaaaacgtagaattattaatgacaatggtatgcaaagttttgttgtttaacaatcatcagcgatttggcatgtttgcacaaaccacagatacttgttagtgcatacacttttgatacttctattctatacggtaaaggctaaatttaaaaagacatgatcccagtattaacttttttgttgcggctatatttcctaagtgaggtgtgccaaagaaagttttcccatgatactttgcgccagtgcgactttttgacattgtacgttcgatgttcccaatgagtaaatggaattttatcgagaagtctattcatatttgtttatgacagcaagatattttcaattttctgtttttggtcatttttggggtcaaaaactgtcatttgttttgtaaataaaagaattcaaagtaaaaatgaatgacagccgcaaaactaatcgattgaatgggctgacatttggtgtgcaggtatgttagagtatctggatgaagaattcttcaagaaaatttgaagatgacattgatatgcaaatacgtctaaaacgtgctgtgtagtatcatattatagccatgttattttacaatactcgtgagaaagtagaatttattggtgaagtaaagttgctcatacacctaagaaaatttgactacacttgaatacataatgagcaaatgaaatgatcacaacaatcacatatctttgtaatgttatgactatacaagatctaatacagggacgaatggggtacttatcaaataatgccctccggaactcagaaataaatgtagatgcgctgtaccatgcagttacgatcagcggttttgaactatggaggtaggaaggaaggaggtaggaaggattatagtcctaccaccatttctgaacaaaatcgttgtccttgaattggaatggtatgcttttaatacaaaagttgcacaaacatatgttcttgctttcaaaagttttagaattaacaccatgatttcaccgtcgcccatactgaggttttcctgcatctattgctatggattttgttggtgggactttgctgtactgtatgaacacttgttcagactcaggccactaaaacacaattgcaaaaaaaaaccgtaaagacacgaagtatcgttttgcacaacgttcggcttgaagcaggtttgaagggtaaccatgcacgacagagaagatgggtttagagccccatttacacctaaaacaaaaagcgattctagtctgttcctattatagtggtctgaggttcagatcaaagtgccgcattcatccacaacataaaaaatcatagaccctacacgactggcgtttgtaaaagtcagttttaaaccataattactacacctctttatcttctcggcaagaacatgcagtgctgcaatccaacgtgaggacctctcaccaactttcagatcacttcacattgggaacgttggtgagagttctactaatataattcagactgaggcaaaaaatatagcctttctgagttgaaatccgaggtttaaatcctgatatctgaaaattcccaatcaacccagattacattgaataaaaaataagtctaacaaacaatttatgatttttcagtcccgaaacttgctattatccatacactgtatacaaagctaaatacacggtgattggtgtatcgcactccttgactgagtgggtcggaaaaaaaataggtagactcacttgtcataaatcgatttataaatccacaaaggcactgtgacaactaaagcagtccctttacagactatttttctttagaaataaataggctaaaacaatactgaatgacaggcagtccaaggtatgcgaaaccataagcgagcgcgtactcacgatgctagattaacacactattttacctgcgcattgaagacgcacagtaaaaagaccagttttcaacattaatgcaggaaatacaaagctaacaattcaaaattgtataaaatgtaagaaaacaaaaaacaggcgacagtcagagcatgcatgaacttcgatttacaataccattattaagttcttgcattttggggctaatgaagtcatagagactagagtgggcgagtttcatcacagttagtataatcaatggcaccgtgataattctgactttcacttgaaactggaccagaacagtctaggtcggacgagtcgtcatcatcaattcaaaggcgacgtaaccaaatatacaccgtgaattcatcttagatcgcaccgagttgaacaatcatgtctgtcattgtagaatgtagacctttacgctgtttgaccgactattgaagtataacccacataggtgatatttcattgacctacatggaaatgcttgtaaatactttttgcaagtagtagtagctcagaccactctagtattttagtggtctgaggtagtagtaagagtttttgctaacgtttacatgctagcgtagttgtacatgtacgtatacatgtcagttcgtatgtacatgtacattaaatgtagctctcatcatatcatacactgtacatgtgtgtaacccttttcttttgcaccctccccctccgccttcatgtggtcaaacacagacaactaactaactaaatagtgttactgttagttttctgtgggtcaaacaattagtgtacacgccttgaatcacatgcaggcgagatagatttgaatattcatttgtttactgcccggttatgggggtgaactcatgaatatattctgaactaaatgcaaatgtattcaaatcacttccgactcgcaatctgaactatttttcagatcgagtataatccgattagacaggcgctaatgggaaagtacagaaacgtccacctcatcagcataaaagtacagaattgaactcaatctgaactatagtacggaaagtgtcgtaaactgtactattttttctactagtgatTGTCATGTAGTCTCAAATCTGAATGGAACCATGTGGTGTGATGtctttgtgtatatttgtctgtATGAAAAAATAACTGCAATCAAGCACTGaatttaaaaatgaacaataaataaataaataaatagaccTGCTAAACTCTTGtgtaaaatacaattatatGTAATTCGACTGGggttatgaaaatattttctaaaGATGCAAATTTTGATGcaacaaaaatttacaaaatagaataaaaacTAGAAGTCTGTGTAAATCTTCAGTTTGTCTTTTATGTAATTCAATCTCTTAAGTTCATAAGGAGGACAAGTTTGTACTTAGTATTTCATAGATTGCGTAGTCATGTAGGCACAAACAAAAGGCACAGTAACCTGATGACAGAATCCTTGACTGCCACATATTATGTGCATCAAATACAAATTTGAACATAAAAAGAGCTACTTAATGTATTATACCCAACGTGTGTAATTTGGTAATAATgatctgtttttgaaatatacgTGTCCTTCATACCTAACCATCCAAAGtccattttattgtttttatcattCACAATAAAGTGTGTTTATACAACATTGTAACCAGAGTATCTGTTTTCAGCTCAGTGGCAAATTTGATGTTTATAGTATCACTTATTTTGTGTATATCAAATGTCCAAAGTTTGTGACCTTGTAAAATAGCAAGGTGTTGAATACACTATAAACTCTGTATGGCCAAGAAAAACAACTACGTATATTCTCACAATTGGTCCACTCATCCGTTATACATTCAAGGTATTGGTACTTGCATTTGAAACAGATATGTAACATTATAAGCGAATCCTGTATCGCAATGTACATGGTATATAAGAGAGGAGAAAAGAAAGTAACGAAGCAAAATTAATTTAGTGGCTTTTTTGCAGCCGCAGTAACTGTGGTCATATTGAAATAGATTGTGTCGCCTTTACAAATTGGAACAAAAAGGTTAAGAGGGTTTCTGTTAAGGTTGTGTATTACAGACTGTAATGACCTCTTTGTATTCAATGAAGTGCTTTTGCTGTATTGTAGTGATGCTTATCTACCATGTCAGCTATGACCTTTAGTTGTTTTGTAATTGTACCTGTGTGTGGATGCACCAAGCTTGAAGGCATTGAACTCTGGGGGGATCTAGGCATGTTGACTCTTTTGGAGCTCATTGAAATTGAGAGTCACTTATTTGGTCATGTCTTTGTGTTTAAAGACTTTAACCCCAATGCAGGGCATTACGTGTAATAACAATCAATTGAGATGTTATTAGTATTAATTACTAGGTGGTTTAATGTGTTTGATAGAAGTCGGTCCCACATCAATACTTGGGTCTCTTGATCATGAATACAGACACAAGTGCTCTGTATTTTACGCATCACTTTTGTTTGTGTCTCTAGAACGATGCTCCGAAGGTAATGAGGACATGTTATCAGTCTATTAAGAGAAAAGGGGAAGTCATTCAAGTACGAGATTGCGTTCTACTCAAGTCTGGCCCAAGGAAGACGGATTTGCCGTATGTGGCCAAGGTATCTGCTCTATGGTTAGACCCAGAGGAAGGTAAGGGTACTGCTAACACTGCTGATTTCTTgacttttatttgataattttaaaagtagTCATACCTACAGACATTAttttatgtgtgtttgtctcACACAGCTAGAAGAATAGGCCTAGACTAAATAATGTCAATGATTTTGAGAACATTCAAATTGTTGACAGAAATATTTGTGCCTAAATTTGTCTATTTATAAAAGCATGAATCAGTGTTACTATTTATGTAGAGTCAAATCTCGGCaataaaattgcaaataaaagatttcatgaaaAACTCAACAAGCCAAGTTGTGTGTGttttaacagaaaatatggaatttatatatTACCATATGTCACAACAATATATGTGTACATCTTTGGACATATAATGCactaaaaataaacaagaaagtgTTCTCACAGTTACAGCCCAGACATTACCAAACACTAATCATTCTATTTTAGCTCTTAATACTTTCTCTTCAACAGTGTCTTCCAATGTTGATTATATTAACATTATTTTGAGAGTGGAtactcaaaatttaaaaaacaagaacaGAAAGCAAGGCAAcagaatttatatatttttataaggAAAGTTTGCGAAATAAAACGTTAGACCAGATGAAATGAGACTATAGTTGATTGAGTGATTTATCATGTTTGATTGTTAAAAAGTTATTTCTGAATCATTAGATTATTTTTTCATCCATTTCAGGGGAAATCATGGCCAGTTTATTATGGTATTACAGACCTGAGCACATAGAAGGTGGAAGACGCCCACATCACCATGAGGTAATTATATCAATTAAGCCTGTCTGGCATCATGTTACAGGAAATGAGTCAGTCGTGCTACCAGTATATATCTTCAAAAAACAATCAACTGTATAATGTAGGCTATGAagttatttttgtcaaaatgtagaaaaaataattttgcaATTACATACAGTTTTAGTACAgattatgtttttatatatagACATAGCAAATGAACAACAATGAGTCAAGCTGTTTCACACTGGCTGTGTAAGGCCACAggtaattttgttgttgttgttgttgttgttgttgttgttgttgttgttgttattatcatACATTATCTGTTACTAAATTTATCTAATCTTTGTTATCTTGTAGGCTGAGTTATTTGCCTGCAAACACAAAGATTATAACAGTGTTGCTACAATCGAAGACAAATGCTATGTCCTGACATTAGCTGAATATAACAGGTAAGATATATCAAACACCCAATTATTACGAGGTCAGAGTTCTGGACTATGTTACATTTAGGATTTTATCTGAAGCATCTAGTGTAAAATTCTACTGAAATCAATGACGATATTGTAGTTTCAGTTTTGTAACACTCCCTCTGGTTCATTTCACTAGGATATTTAATGAAACTAGTGCAAGGTGGATTTTTCCCAGAAGCGGACATTTTTGGAAAGTCCGTGGAAGTCCTGGAATGTTTCCCTACTCTCTCAGTActtaaaatagaatattaccacttatttgtcaaaataataaGCACTCAATTTCTTGGTCAAAACCACGACTTCCATCTACTTGTCTGTGGATGTGCATGAGTAAAAATTTATCTCTTTAAACTGTTATATTTTGAACCTGTGGGTGAAATGCTATAACTGGTACTGTGAATTACTTGCATGATTGTCAAATATAGAATCTGATATTATTCAGAGTAGTATATCACCATGGAAAAGGACAAGCTAGAGACAGTTGCAAATAaaatctgatatatatataatcttacAAACAATTGTAGATGACCGGTCACCCACCCCCTAGTACTTTGGACAAcacaaaaatatgaattatcCAGTTAATTATTaagttaaaaatgaaattaacataaatcacaattgaacccccccccccccccccccccccccaaaataaaaaaaaaaaatcacccacccacccaccacaaaaatgtgatgtcatgagATTTGGATATATTTGCTACCATAGCAGTtataatgaaatcaacattttaataaaaaaataaataaaatgaaactgaTGCTATGAAGATGTTACTACCAGTAGATTTGCTATGTTACACATATGCAACTTTTTTTAACAGCATATGCTGTGAAGTTGGCTTGTTGATTCAAGTGATTGATTAAAACACGGGGACACGTTGAGTTTTGTATAAAAAAGGATCCATCATGTGATTTTGTTTTACTTGAAATAAACCACAATGCAACATATGTTTGACAGTGTTGTATATGTCATATATAGCAAGTTTGTAAAATGACAGATTGTCTGTACCTACAGTGACAGTTGTGAACACACCGACTGGTTTTGTGTGTCATTGTGTGAACAGGTTGACAGTAATGTCTGTAAATGTATAGTGAAGTGAATAAACAAGTATTGGTTCAACTGAAACCATCTGACTTCAAATTTCGCCATGCTTGACGACAAAAATTGCAATACTGTTGCTTAGCCTACCTTTCTCATCTGGCATAACAAAAATCGTACTAACATCACTACACATACATTTCATCTTTCAGCTCAGCAAAACATTTTGCCAATAAAAACTTTTCTAAATTTCATTATCTGGCTCATCAAAATTCTTACAGTATATTTATAGGTACAACAAATCCAAGCATACActtgaatgtatatttacatagacCCAGTCACAAAGGTGTTACATAGACCCAGACAcaaaggtgtacatgtatactgacaTATGTCAtgctaacacagacacacagacagacagacagacagacatagacgtACCCATGTAGACAAGTACACagccaaacacacacacatacatacatgatagacACACATTGACAAGTACAGAAACACACATGTAGACAAGCAcagcacacacagacagacagacaagcacacatgtgcacacactgTAGACACATTGACAAACATGGAAACACACGTAGACAAGTACACAgccaagcacacacacacacacacacatgtacatgcacatataccTTCATGCACCTCGTGCAATAGATAATACATCATAGCTGATTTATCTTAataagtataaaataaatatttataatatattgtgATGCCAATTTTAACAGCTATTAGTATGACTATAAAATTACATTCGTGTACAATCTTTCTTTCAGACACTGTAGAAAGGTAAAGATGGTACAAGAAGGAGTTAATCCTGGCATACCACTAGTCCCATCGTGTGAAGAAGAATACCCACGAACAGATAGAATACCATCACCCTATGTTGACAAAGACCTCATCTATTTTTGTCGGCATGTCTACGATTACAGACAGAAAAGAATTTTGAAGAACCCTTCCTAAAACCCCAACCGACCTGGTC is part of the Glandiceps talaboti chromosome 2, keGlaTala1.1, whole genome shotgun sequence genome and encodes:
- the LOC144444673 gene encoding bromo adjacent homology domain-containing 1 protein-like; the encoded protein is MYMVYKRGEKKNDAPKVMRTCYQSIKRKGEVIQVRDCVLLKSGPRKTDLPYVAKVSALWLDPEEGEIMASLLWYYRPEHIEGGRRPHHHEAELFACKHKDYNSVATIEDKCYVLTLAEYNRHCRKVKMVQEGVNPGIPLVPSCEEEYPRTDRIPSPYVDKDLIYFCRHVYDYRQKRILKNPS